One window from the genome of Thalassospira xiamenensis M-5 = DSM 17429 encodes:
- a CDS encoding glutamate--tRNA ligase: MTKPVLRFAPSPTGLLHVGNARVAMMNWLYARKHGGEFILRFDDTDPVRSKDEYVDAIREDLKWLGIDWDREERQSLRQDKYDAAIDDLKSRNMLYPCYETEGELNWKRKAARQRHQPFIYDRKALTLSDDEIAHLEAEGRKPHWRFLLTDGVVEWDDLTRGICTFDTEHVSDPVLIREDGSLLYMLGSVVDDLEMGVTHIIRGEDHVTNTVSQILLYMAMGGKPGALEFAHMPLLAGPGGSQLSKRLGSLSLRELRNDGFEVASLVGLLTGLGASDKIEPATLTEVLGKFDLSHYGRSTPKFDPAELASLNEKVIHDMSFETAKPKLEALGLGDAPEEFWNAVRGNCWRVAEAVEWWDVITKQVIPQIDDADAEFLKQAADLMPEGDLDTTSWKAWTGAIKDATGRKGKDLFMPLRKALTGREHGPEMSAMLVLIGREKACERLCGKAV; this comes from the coding sequence ATGACAAAACCTGTCCTGCGATTTGCACCCAGCCCGACCGGGCTTCTTCACGTCGGCAATGCCCGTGTTGCCATGATGAACTGGCTTTATGCCCGTAAACATGGCGGCGAGTTCATCCTGCGCTTTGACGATACCGATCCGGTCCGTTCCAAAGACGAATATGTCGATGCGATCCGTGAAGACCTGAAATGGCTTGGCATTGACTGGGACCGCGAAGAACGTCAAAGCCTGCGTCAGGATAAATATGACGCGGCGATTGACGACCTGAAATCGCGCAACATGCTTTATCCATGCTATGAAACCGAAGGCGAACTGAACTGGAAACGCAAAGCCGCACGCCAGCGTCATCAGCCGTTCATCTATGACCGCAAGGCATTGACGCTTTCGGATGATGAAATCGCCCATCTGGAGGCGGAAGGGCGCAAACCGCACTGGCGCTTCCTTCTGACCGATGGCGTGGTTGAATGGGATGACCTGACGCGCGGGATTTGCACGTTTGATACCGAACATGTGTCCGATCCGGTTCTGATCCGCGAAGACGGATCGTTGCTGTATATGCTGGGTTCGGTCGTTGATGATCTTGAAATGGGTGTTACCCATATCATCCGCGGCGAGGACCATGTGACCAATACGGTGTCACAGATCCTGCTTTATATGGCGATGGGTGGTAAGCCCGGTGCGCTTGAATTTGCCCATATGCCGCTTCTGGCGGGGCCGGGTGGTTCGCAGCTGTCGAAACGTCTGGGCAGCCTTTCGCTGCGTGAATTGCGCAATGACGGGTTCGAGGTCGCATCACTTGTCGGGCTTCTGACCGGGCTTGGTGCATCGGACAAGATCGAACCTGCGACCTTGACCGAGGTTCTGGGCAAATTCGATCTGTCGCATTATGGCCGTTCGACCCCGAAATTTGATCCGGCAGAACTTGCCAGCCTGAACGAAAAAGTCATTCATGACATGTCGTTTGAAACGGCAAAGCCAAAGCTTGAGGCCCTTGGCCTGGGCGACGCACCCGAAGAATTCTGGAATGCGGTGCGCGGAAATTGCTGGCGCGTGGCAGAAGCGGTTGAATGGTGGGATGTGATCACCAAACAGGTCATCCCGCAGATTGACGACGCCGATGCGGAATTTTTAAAGCAGGCGGCCGATCTGATGCCCGAAGGCGACCTTGACACAACCAGCTGGAAAGCATGGACCGGTGCGATCAAGGATGCGACCGGCCGCAAGGGCAAGGATCTTTTCATGCCGCTTCGCAAGGCGTTGACGGGGCGTGAACATGGCCCGGAAATGTCGGCGATGCTGGTTCTGATCGGACGTGAAAAGGCGTGTGAACGGCTTTGTGGAAAGGCGGTCTAA